A genomic segment from Brienomyrus brachyistius isolate T26 chromosome 9, BBRACH_0.4, whole genome shotgun sequence encodes:
- the LOC125749175 gene encoding regulator of G-protein signaling 20-like, which translates to MRRRLSHQDVGALPSCSSSPETSPCNCALHPRCLCWSCCCLASRSREQTCSRRDSNLSSLGSLQRTDESGRLSLTEVSSWALSFTALMESPAGRRIFMDFLCSEHSDENMLFWQACESLKTETRRTAIGERAKQIYLDYISILSPKEVSIDATVRETINGNMAAPTVHIFDDAQAQIYALMHRDSYPRFLNSLLYQSLLQSLGPVSPTSNT; encoded by the exons ATGAGGCGTCGCTTGTCTCACCAGGATGTGGGGGCCCTGCCGTCCTGCAGCAGCAGCCCTGAAACCTCACCCTGCAACTGCGCATTGCACCCCCGCTGCctctgctggagctgctgctg TCTAGCATCAAGGAGCCGGGAGCAGACCTGCAGCAGGAGAGACTCCAACCTGTCCTCTCTGGGAAGCCTGCAGAGGACTGATGAGAG TGGCAGGCTGAGCTTGACTGAGGTGTCCTCCTGGGCCTTGTCCTTCACCGCGCTCATGGAGAGTCCTGCAGGCCGCCGTATCTTCATGGATTTCCTGTGCTCTGAGCACAGTGATGAGAACATGCTCTTCTGGCAAGCGTGTGAGAGCCTGAAGACCGAGACCCGGCGGACAGCCATTGGAGAGAGGGCTAAGCAGATCTACCTGGATTACATCTCTATCCTCTCACCCAAGGAG GTCAGCATCGACGCCACAGTGCGGGAGACCATCAACGGTAACATGGCGGCACCCACAGTTCACATCTTTGATGACGCCCAAGCTCAGATTTATGCCCTGATGCACCGTGACTCCTACCCCAGGTTCCTTAACTCCTTACTCTACCAGTCCCTGCTACAAAGCCTGGGACCTGTAAGTCCAACTTCCAACACCTAG